One region of gamma proteobacterium HIMB55 genomic DNA includes:
- a CDS encoding negative regulator of sigma E activity (PFAM: Anti sigma-E protein RseA, N-terminal domain), whose protein sequence is MSTERRALESVSALIDGEANDLDLARALKGGDESETMRAYWQRQQQYRAVMRSGSSAYSSVDVSSGVTAAISEHKPRFANPLVSMAVAASVTIAVVLGGQQALLLTDEPLQTVTAPGAVVQLPGTGAIQASFAQPTSPLPQPQAVSRAESSVDLKAEAAATRAFYNELAEERALSLGTVHQTTSADVSISPFIARLADPKVDQ, encoded by the coding sequence ATGAGCACAGAACGTAGAGCGCTTGAAAGCGTATCGGCGCTGATTGATGGTGAGGCGAATGACCTGGACCTTGCTAGGGCCCTAAAGGGCGGTGACGAGTCCGAAACCATGCGTGCATACTGGCAGCGTCAGCAACAGTACCGTGCGGTCATGCGATCGGGGTCCTCGGCCTATAGTTCGGTGGATGTGAGCAGTGGTGTTACTGCTGCCATATCAGAGCACAAACCGCGTTTTGCCAACCCTTTGGTTTCAATGGCTGTTGCGGCATCGGTGACGATCGCAGTCGTTTTGGGAGGGCAACAAGCGCTTTTGCTAACGGATGAACCTTTGCAAACGGTAACCGCGCCCGGAGCGGTGGTTCAGTTGCCGGGTACAGGGGCGATACAAGCAAGTTTCGCTCAGCCAACGTCCCCGTTGCCGCAGCCTCAAGCTGTATCCAGAGCCGAAAGCAGTGTTGACCTGAAGGCTGAGGCAGCTGCGACACGTGCTTTTTATAACGAACTTGCTGAAGAGAGGGCCTTATCATTGGGTACGGTGCATCAAACAACATCTGCTGATGTAAGCATCTCTCCCTTCATTGCACGATTGGCTGACCCGAAGGTGGATCAATAG
- a CDS encoding Uracil-DNA glycosylase (PFAM: Uracil DNA glycosylase superfamily~TIGRFAM: uracil-DNA glycosylase), which translates to MIKLWEQCPHAWRSTLDQLINGSVGKGLEAFLDAEITSGSDIYPPLESVFKCLQILSVTDVKVVILGQDPYHQPGQATGRAFEVAEGVSAPPSLVNILKMLEKDLGSVIKGRGLFAHWESEGVLLLNTVLTVSEGQPESHRNRGWEAITDCIIKAIVASDKHTAFLLWGAHAQKKADLVKGEHNLVLTAPHPSPLSAYRGFFDCQHFSQTNAWLEAHGQKPVDWLGN; encoded by the coding sequence ATGATTAAACTTTGGGAGCAGTGTCCCCATGCTTGGAGATCCACGCTTGATCAGCTAATCAATGGCAGCGTCGGAAAAGGCCTAGAGGCGTTTCTTGACGCCGAAATTACGTCGGGGAGCGACATTTATCCCCCGCTCGAATCCGTATTCAAATGCCTTCAGATACTGAGCGTTACTGACGTCAAAGTCGTCATTCTCGGTCAGGATCCCTACCATCAGCCGGGTCAGGCGACGGGGAGGGCCTTTGAAGTGGCTGAGGGGGTGAGCGCGCCTCCATCGCTGGTAAATATCCTCAAGATGCTTGAAAAGGATTTGGGTAGCGTAATCAAAGGTCGGGGACTTTTTGCTCATTGGGAGAGCGAGGGCGTGTTGCTTTTAAACACCGTGCTAACGGTGAGCGAGGGCCAACCAGAATCGCATCGCAACCGAGGATGGGAAGCCATCACAGACTGCATTATCAAAGCCATCGTAGCCTCTGATAAACATACAGCTTTCCTGCTTTGGGGAGCGCATGCGCAGAAAAAAGCTGATTTGGTGAAAGGCGAGCACAATCTCGTACTAACGGCCCCGCACCCGTCGCCATTAAGCGCTTATCGGGGATTCTTCGATTGCCAGCACTTCAGCCAAACAAACGCGTGGTTAGAGGCTCATGGCCAAAAGCCCGTAGATTGGCTTGGAAATTAG
- a CDS encoding hypothetical protein (PFAM: Protein of unknown function (DUF339)), translating to MINHDDHNRMRWASRRGLLELDLFLEDFVANAYPALGDDMKALYKQLMGEADQDLFEWLMGRSQPDESLKPIVEVIRVHKKAQGRL from the coding sequence ATGATAAACCATGATGATCACAATAGAATGCGTTGGGCGAGTCGTCGAGGTCTGCTGGAGCTCGATCTTTTTCTCGAGGACTTCGTCGCAAACGCGTACCCAGCACTCGGCGACGACATGAAGGCGCTCTATAAACAACTGATGGGTGAAGCCGACCAGGACCTGTTTGAGTGGCTAATGGGGCGGTCTCAACCAGATGAGTCTCTAAAGCCCATTGTTGAAGTCATCCGTGTACACAAAAAGGCCCAGGGCCGTCTCTAA
- a CDS encoding GTP-binding protein LepA (PFAM: Elongation factor Tu domain 2; Elongation factor G C-terminus; Elongation factor Tu GTP binding domain; GTP-binding protein LepA C-terminus~TIGRFAM: GTP-binding protein LepA; small GTP-binding protein domain), with translation MTELSHIRNFSIIAHIDHGKSTLADRFIQHCGGLSDREMEAQVLDSMDLERERGITIKAQSVTLNYTARSGEVYQLNFIDTPGHVDFSYEVSRSLAACEGALLVVDAGQGVEAQSVANCYTAIEQGLEVLPILNKMDLPQAEPERVQNEIEEIIGIEASEAVPVSAKTGMGIEDALEYLVEHIPSPEGDREKPLQALIIDSWFDNYLGVVSLVRVKQGMLKKRDKFMVKSTGKLHQADMVGVFTPRRTVTDQLQAGEVGFIVAGIKDIKGAPVGDTLIAANAADTDALPGFQEVKPQVYAGIFTINADDYEDFRDALGKLTLNDASLFYEPETSDALGFGFRCGFLGMLHMEIIQERLEREYDLDLITTAPTVIYEVVKKSGDVVNVDNPSKLPDLGDIESMREPIARCTILTPQDYLGAVITLCVEKRGVQVDLQFLGQQVQVVYDIPMAEVVLDFFDRLKSASRGYASLDYGFERFETAPLSKLDVLINGDRVDALSVIVHRDHIQSRGRVLTEKMKELIPRQMFDVAIQAAVGGKIVARQTVKALRKNVTAKCYGGDVTRKKKLLEKQKAGKKRMKQVGNVEIPQTAFLAVLQVD, from the coding sequence GTGACCGAACTGAGTCACATTAGAAATTTTTCCATCATCGCGCACATCGATCACGGCAAGTCGACGCTGGCCGATCGGTTTATTCAACACTGTGGTGGCTTGTCCGATCGTGAGATGGAAGCTCAGGTCCTAGATTCTATGGATCTCGAGCGAGAGCGCGGCATCACTATCAAGGCGCAAAGCGTAACCCTCAACTACACAGCGCGATCCGGAGAGGTGTATCAATTAAATTTCATTGATACGCCCGGGCACGTTGATTTCTCTTACGAGGTGTCCCGCTCACTAGCAGCCTGTGAGGGCGCACTTCTGGTTGTCGATGCGGGGCAGGGTGTAGAGGCGCAGTCAGTAGCAAATTGCTACACGGCGATCGAGCAGGGGCTCGAGGTGCTGCCCATCTTGAACAAGATGGATCTGCCTCAGGCTGAGCCAGAGCGTGTGCAAAATGAAATCGAGGAGATTATCGGTATCGAGGCTAGCGAGGCAGTGCCGGTCAGTGCCAAGACGGGCATGGGTATCGAAGATGCCCTCGAATACTTGGTCGAGCACATACCATCGCCCGAGGGCGACCGGGAAAAGCCACTACAGGCGCTCATCATCGACTCTTGGTTTGACAACTACTTAGGGGTTGTTTCGCTGGTTCGGGTGAAACAGGGCATGCTCAAGAAGCGTGACAAGTTTATGGTCAAGTCGACTGGGAAGCTGCATCAGGCAGACATGGTCGGTGTATTTACGCCTCGACGCACGGTAACTGATCAACTTCAGGCTGGAGAGGTAGGCTTTATTGTCGCAGGTATCAAGGACATCAAAGGCGCGCCAGTCGGCGATACCTTGATCGCTGCGAATGCGGCAGATACCGATGCGCTCCCAGGGTTTCAAGAAGTAAAGCCTCAGGTCTATGCGGGTATCTTCACAATTAATGCAGACGACTACGAAGATTTTCGCGATGCGCTTGGCAAACTCACGCTGAACGACGCGTCACTGTTTTATGAGCCTGAAACCTCAGATGCTCTGGGCTTTGGGTTCCGTTGCGGCTTCCTTGGCATGCTGCATATGGAGATCATTCAGGAGCGACTAGAGCGCGAATATGATCTGGATCTTATTACGACGGCGCCAACGGTTATCTACGAGGTGGTTAAGAAATCGGGTGATGTGGTGAACGTGGACAACCCATCCAAGCTGCCGGATCTGGGCGACATTGAGAGCATGCGAGAGCCGATCGCGCGCTGCACGATTTTGACACCACAGGACTATCTAGGTGCCGTCATTACACTCTGCGTTGAAAAGCGTGGTGTGCAGGTCGATCTCCAGTTCCTCGGTCAGCAAGTGCAGGTCGTTTATGACATCCCTATGGCGGAGGTTGTGCTCGATTTCTTTGATCGACTCAAGTCAGCCAGCCGAGGCTACGCCTCTCTGGATTATGGGTTTGAGCGTTTTGAAACGGCTCCGCTTTCTAAGCTCGATGTGCTCATCAACGGCGATAGAGTCGACGCGCTGTCAGTAATTGTGCACCGGGACCATATCCAAAGTCGCGGGCGCGTGCTGACCGAGAAGATGAAAGAGCTTATTCCTCGACAAATGTTCGATGTTGCCATTCAGGCTGCCGTTGGTGGCAAGATCGTCGCCCGTCAGAC
- a CDS encoding RNA polymerase, sigma-24 subunit, RpoE (PFAM: Sigma-70, region 4; Sigma-70 region 2~TIGRFAM: RNA polymerase sigma factor, sigma-70 family; RNA polymerase sigma factor RpoE), with amino-acid sequence MALGDGDDKLVKRAKKGDSRAFDLLVLKYQGRVAQLVGRYISNHAEVEDVTQEAFIKAFRALPNFRGDSAFYTWLYRIAANAAKNHLVAQGRRPSSDMALDDSESLEVPGRLRDNESPDEVIMGQQLESLISATIEGLPSELRAALTLREFEGLSYEEIAEVLECPIGTVRSRIFRAREAIDAKVAAQLQGNLG; translated from the coding sequence TTGGCACTGGGCGATGGGGATGACAAGCTTGTAAAGCGCGCCAAAAAAGGCGACTCAAGAGCCTTCGACCTACTCGTGCTCAAGTACCAAGGACGGGTTGCACAGCTTGTCGGCAGGTACATAAGCAATCACGCTGAAGTAGAGGACGTAACACAAGAGGCATTTATTAAGGCGTTTAGGGCATTGCCCAACTTTAGGGGTGACAGCGCTTTCTACACTTGGCTGTACAGAATTGCCGCTAACGCGGCTAAAAATCATTTAGTAGCGCAGGGGCGTCGTCCGTCCTCTGATATGGCGCTGGATGACTCGGAATCACTGGAGGTTCCGGGTCGATTGAGAGATAACGAATCCCCAGATGAGGTCATCATGGGGCAGCAGCTGGAATCATTGATTTCAGCGACCATCGAAGGGTTGCCGTCGGAGTTGAGGGCGGCGCTTACGTTGAGAGAGTTTGAGGGATTGAGTTACGAAGAGATTGCCGAGGTGTTGGAGTGTCCTATCGGCACGGTGAGATCCCGTATTTTTAGAGCTCGCGAAGCGATCGATGCGAAAGTCGCGGCGCAACTTCAGGGGAATTTAGGTTGA
- a CDS encoding folate-binding protein YgfZ (PFAM: Aminomethyltransferase folate-binding domain; Glycine cleavage T-protein C-terminal barrel domain~TIGRFAM: folate-binding protein YgfZ): MSQKLSDTILEFNGSDARTVLQGQTTRNFADAAKGSLLEGAFCDLKGRVIADFCAVIASDDCILLRTNAEVATSLSSHLQKYLMFSKTKLSTSNMSVWACELDAPNETVVVTDDAVTVQRSANLAEVWTRENSVPTSALSPDVYRIRRLEQGDAKLTSETVGKYLPQDLNYDINGRVDFNKGCYTGQEIIARLHFRGEPKRRLRLLSLASYEDIAPGEKVLNAEGKSIGSVIEAVASDDGTLCLCEVVIDVDNQGPHILGQTAVASDRQQF; the protein is encoded by the coding sequence ATGAGTCAAAAGCTGAGCGACACCATTCTCGAGTTCAACGGCAGTGATGCGCGCACTGTTTTACAAGGCCAAACCACACGCAATTTCGCTGACGCAGCGAAAGGAAGTCTCTTAGAAGGCGCGTTTTGCGATCTGAAAGGTCGCGTAATCGCTGATTTTTGTGCCGTGATTGCAAGCGATGACTGTATTTTACTGCGAACAAACGCTGAGGTGGCGACGAGCCTTTCAAGCCACCTTCAAAAATATCTCATGTTTTCAAAGACCAAGCTGAGCACATCTAACATGTCTGTATGGGCCTGTGAGTTAGACGCTCCTAACGAAACGGTTGTTGTTACCGACGACGCCGTTACCGTACAGCGCAGCGCTAACCTGGCTGAGGTTTGGACCCGAGAAAATTCCGTCCCTACAAGCGCCTTAAGCCCTGATGTCTACCGCATCCGTCGACTTGAGCAAGGTGACGCAAAACTCACTAGTGAAACCGTCGGTAAATACCTCCCTCAAGACCTGAACTACGACATCAACGGACGCGTTGATTTTAATAAAGGGTGCTACACCGGTCAGGAAATCATTGCGCGTCTGCACTTTCGCGGTGAACCAAAGCGCCGACTGCGTTTACTGAGTCTTGCCTCGTATGAGGACATCGCGCCGGGTGAGAAAGTGCTCAATGCGGAGGGCAAGTCAATCGGAAGCGTTATCGAAGCCGTAGCAAGCGATGATGGCACCCTGTGTCTTTGCGAGGTGGTAATTGATGTCGATAACCAAGGGCCACACATCTTGGGCCAGACAGCGGTGGCAAGCGACCGTCAGCAGTTCTAA
- a CDS encoding Positive regulator of sigma E activity (PFAM: Positive regulator of sigma(E), RseC/MucC), translating to MDIIESGRVVAVEETGVWVETIRSSACGSCAARSGCGHRTLAGVLTSDKGLVRARESDQLKAAACSINDRVEIAIRGSTLTRGALLLYGGPLALGVAFAMSQANGSDLHVAAAFFLGLMVGFLSLRWLDANGKLGATEPSLERLLESDSDPVTLVEPAH from the coding sequence ATGGATATCATCGAGTCCGGGAGGGTCGTTGCTGTTGAGGAGACAGGCGTCTGGGTAGAAACCATCAGAAGTTCGGCCTGTGGTTCTTGCGCCGCACGATCCGGTTGTGGCCATCGGACCCTTGCGGGTGTTCTCACGAGCGACAAAGGGCTTGTAAGGGCGCGAGAGTCGGATCAGCTAAAGGCCGCTGCTTGTTCAATCAATGACAGGGTTGAAATTGCTATCCGAGGATCCACATTAACTCGAGGCGCGTTACTGTTGTACGGAGGACCGTTGGCCCTCGGTGTGGCGTTTGCAATGTCGCAAGCTAATGGCAGTGACCTGCACGTGGCTGCTGCGTTTTTTTTGGGTTTGATGGTTGGCTTCCTCAGCCTCCGTTGGCTGGATGCGAACGGAAAGCTGGGCGCTACCGAGCCCTCGCTGGAACGGCTTTTGGAGAGTGACAGTGATCCGGTCACCCTTGTGGAACCAGCGCATTAG
- a CDS encoding periplasmic serine protease, Do/DeqQ family (PFAM: Trypsin; PDZ domain (Also known as DHR or GLGF)~TIGRFAM: periplasmic serine protease, Do/DeqQ family) produces the protein MFLRAFLCSLILVASQAAIASLPDFTKIVEDSSPAVVKVMAEVRTPSPDASNRMEQLEELDQLPDALKRFFQYRNPPAPRGGSGSGFIISEDGYIVTNHHVVDGADRVIVQLSDRREYDAEVIGTDQRSDLALLQVEADDLPFLTLGKSADLKVGQWVLAIGSPFGLDYSVTAGIVSAKGRSLPTERGENYVPFIQTDVAINPGNSGGPLFNLEGDVVGVNSQIFTRSGGSIGLSFAIPSKVVRNIINQLRENGEVVRGWLGVSIQNVDRTLAESFDLDRPRGALVAQVGEDSPAERAGIESGDVIVEVDGESIEVSADLPHVIGLISPGTNVSMTLIRDGDEEILDVEIGALEAGQTPSVVASISEPGVVRALGMAVRELSREEEAEADLRGGVVVMDVDRDSPSFEAGVRNGDVITRFGRTAISRLGDMERALEDVESGDSISVRLIRQGAPLFIGIKVPEND, from the coding sequence ATGTTTTTGAGAGCATTCCTCTGTTCTTTAATTTTGGTTGCGAGTCAGGCGGCTATTGCATCACTTCCCGACTTCACCAAGATCGTTGAAGATTCTTCTCCCGCTGTCGTAAAGGTCATGGCGGAGGTGAGAACCCCATCACCTGATGCTTCAAATCGTATGGAACAGCTCGAGGAGTTAGATCAGCTGCCGGACGCGCTGAAGCGCTTTTTTCAGTACAGAAACCCACCTGCACCGCGAGGTGGTTCGGGCTCAGGGTTTATCATCTCTGAAGACGGTTACATCGTGACCAATCATCACGTAGTCGATGGTGCAGACCGAGTTATTGTCCAACTCTCTGACCGCCGTGAATACGACGCAGAGGTTATCGGGACCGATCAAAGATCGGACTTGGCGTTACTGCAGGTTGAGGCGGATGATTTGCCGTTTTTAACGCTGGGTAAATCAGCCGATTTGAAGGTTGGACAATGGGTTTTAGCCATAGGTTCGCCATTCGGTTTGGACTATTCGGTGACTGCAGGGATAGTCAGTGCCAAGGGGCGCAGTCTTCCTACTGAGCGGGGCGAAAATTATGTGCCGTTCATTCAGACCGACGTTGCTATTAATCCCGGTAATTCTGGCGGTCCGCTCTTCAATCTGGAGGGCGACGTTGTTGGCGTTAACTCCCAAATATTCACACGCTCCGGTGGCTCCATTGGGTTGAGTTTTGCCATTCCTTCAAAGGTTGTTCGAAACATCATCAATCAGCTTCGTGAAAATGGTGAGGTTGTAAGAGGGTGGCTTGGTGTCAGCATTCAAAATGTCGATCGCACGCTCGCAGAGTCCTTTGACTTAGATCGCCCGCGGGGCGCTTTGGTTGCACAGGTGGGTGAGGATTCCCCTGCAGAGCGTGCAGGCATCGAGTCGGGAGACGTCATTGTTGAGGTCGATGGTGAGTCGATAGAGGTGTCGGCAGACTTGCCGCACGTTATCGGATTAATTTCACCAGGGACGAACGTGTCAATGACGCTGATACGGGATGGTGATGAAGAAATCCTAGACGTTGAGATTGGCGCGCTGGAGGCAGGTCAAACACCCAGTGTTGTTGCCAGCATATCTGAACCTGGCGTGGTTCGCGCCCTAGGCATGGCTGTTCGAGAGCTTTCTCGAGAGGAGGAGGCCGAAGCAGATCTTCGCGGCGGTGTTGTTGTGATGGATGTTGATCGTGATTCGCCATCGTTTGAAGCGGGTGTGCGAAATGGCGATGTCATTACTCGTTTCGGTCGGACCGCTATTAGTCGTCTGGGCGACATGGAAAGGGCACTGGAAGACGTGGAATCCGGTGACTCGATTTCCGTTCGGCTGATTCGACAGGGAGCGCCGTTGTTCATTGGTATCAAAGTACCGGAAAATGACTGA
- a CDS encoding L-aspartate oxidase (PFAM: domain; FAD binding domain~TIGRFAM: L-aspartate oxidase) — MKQFDVLIVGSGAAGLSLALQLPSSLSIGLLSKADVHSGSTSWAQGGMAAVLHERDTVASHVDDTLQAGAGLCHEDAVRFTVEQSAAVVDWLVAQGVDFDLRNDQPDDEFREFHLTMEGGHSIRRILHAADQTGSAISNALNQRIAECENVEILTDRCVVDLICGEDRVKGAYVLNTATGYVETIVAPTVALATGGASKAYLYTSNPDGATGDGIALAWRAGCRVANLEFNQFHPTCLYNPEARTFLLTEALRGEGATLHLPNGERFMPRFDHRAELAPRDIVARAIDHEMKRLGLDCVYLDVTHKTREEIEAHFPTVQARCQALGIDMAVERIPVVPAAHYTCGGVVVDQFGATDLPGLYVIGETACTGLHGANRMASNSLLECFVYATSAAKHIKDNHLPRKSRSLPQWDDSRVRVSDEAIVIKHSWQALRRLMWDYVGIVRTNRRLKRAATHLRILEQEVDDYYASFTITKELLELRNLTLVSSLMVACARERKESRGLHYNSDYPNTLESGQDSVLVPTNRRSQLTALPRYVKA; from the coding sequence GTGAAACAATTTGACGTTTTGATCGTCGGTAGCGGCGCTGCTGGACTCAGCCTTGCCTTACAATTACCGAGTTCGCTGAGCATCGGGTTGCTATCGAAGGCGGACGTGCACTCTGGCTCAACGTCATGGGCTCAAGGGGGTATGGCTGCCGTATTACACGAACGTGATACGGTCGCGTCGCATGTAGACGACACACTCCAAGCTGGCGCCGGCCTATGCCATGAGGATGCGGTGCGGTTTACCGTTGAACAAAGTGCTGCCGTAGTCGATTGGCTGGTCGCGCAGGGCGTGGATTTTGATCTTAGAAACGATCAGCCCGATGACGAATTTCGAGAGTTCCATCTAACCATGGAAGGTGGCCACTCAATCCGTCGCATCCTCCACGCTGCGGATCAGACCGGTAGCGCCATCTCAAATGCCCTTAATCAGCGTATCGCTGAATGTGAAAACGTAGAAATACTCACGGATCGCTGTGTTGTTGACCTTATATGCGGCGAGGACCGTGTAAAGGGTGCTTACGTGCTCAATACCGCAACTGGCTATGTCGAAACGATTGTTGCGCCCACAGTGGCACTGGCGACCGGCGGAGCAAGCAAAGCCTACCTTTACACGAGTAATCCCGATGGTGCGACGGGTGATGGTATTGCCCTCGCGTGGCGCGCTGGCTGTCGGGTCGCTAATTTGGAGTTCAACCAATTCCACCCCACCTGCCTCTATAATCCGGAAGCACGTACCTTTCTGCTGACAGAGGCATTGCGTGGCGAGGGAGCGACGCTGCACCTCCCAAACGGTGAACGTTTCATGCCTCGCTTTGATCACCGCGCAGAGCTGGCTCCAAGAGATATTGTCGCCCGTGCGATTGATCACGAGATGAAACGATTGGGATTGGATTGCGTTTATTTAGACGTTACCCATAAAACACGTGAAGAAATCGAGGCGCACTTTCCAACGGTTCAAGCACGTTGCCAAGCGCTTGGCATCGATATGGCGGTCGAGAGAATTCCCGTCGTACCCGCCGCCCATTACACCTGCGGCGGTGTTGTCGTCGACCAGTTTGGTGCAACCGACTTGCCCGGTCTCTACGTGATCGGTGAGACCGCCTGCACAGGACTGCACGGTGCTAATCGCATGGCAAGTAATTCCCTTCTAGAATGCTTTGTATACGCAACGAGCGCAGCGAAGCACATAAAAGACAATCACTTACCAAGAAAATCTAGAAGTCTACCTCAGTGGGATGACAGCCGCGTGAGAGTTTCCGATGAAGCCATCGTCATCAAACACAGTTGGCAGGCACTACGCCGTTTAATGTGGGATTACGTTGGTATCGTGCGAACTAACCGGCGCCTGAAGCGCGCAGCCACCCATCTGCGGATCTTGGAGCAGGAAGTCGATGATTATTATGCGAGCTTCACGATCACCAAAGAGCTATTAGAGCTCCGAAATCTGACGCTCGTTTCGAGCCTCATGGTCGCCTGTGCAAGAGAGCGAAAGGAGTCACGGGGACTCCACTACAACAGTGATTACCCCAATACGCTGGAAAGTGGCCAAGACAGTGTTCTGGTGCCAACCAATAGACGCTCACAACTCACCGCCCTGCCCCGTTACGTTAAGGCTTAG
- a CDS encoding negative regulator of sigma E activity (PFAM: MucB/RseB family), which translates to MTSVFQSAHRLATAFFIFIGLGFSHSVSAQCDVDADTANVIQKLQQSRDRYAVSGTFLRESAGARDFVSVTRDIDGAASKAQFVNSAASNSEQMLSLPGGRVLDPCEVAELYAVSLTRGPKVAGKATQVLQFRPRDTLRLGHVLALEEESGVILRSDTISEKGELLERHEFATLTISKISASANSPSTDASVRTEGAVNGAQEERPRYVKVPGLPDGYRAKLARGYEGRALFVSDGIAAATVIFEPLPSTVKPGEGAVRRGATLTYTRGSLVSGQNILVTVIGEVPLAAARVIADAVKLTAGQR; encoded by the coding sequence TTGACTAGCGTTTTTCAGTCAGCCCATCGCCTTGCGACGGCGTTTTTTATCTTTATCGGGCTAGGCTTTTCGCATTCCGTCAGTGCGCAGTGTGACGTTGATGCTGACACGGCTAACGTCATTCAGAAACTTCAGCAGTCGCGAGACCGCTACGCTGTTTCAGGCACATTTCTGAGGGAGTCAGCTGGTGCGCGTGATTTTGTCTCGGTGACTCGAGACATTGACGGGGCTGCGAGCAAGGCTCAATTCGTAAACTCGGCAGCGAGTAATTCAGAGCAAATGCTGAGTCTTCCGGGTGGGCGTGTGCTCGACCCCTGTGAGGTGGCGGAACTGTATGCCGTGAGTTTGACACGGGGCCCCAAAGTGGCAGGAAAAGCTACGCAAGTTCTTCAGTTTAGGCCGAGAGATACGCTTCGGCTAGGTCATGTTTTGGCGCTAGAGGAGGAGTCAGGCGTCATCCTGCGATCTGACACAATCAGCGAGAAGGGTGAGCTTCTGGAGCGACATGAGTTTGCAACGCTGACTATTTCTAAAATCTCCGCCTCTGCAAACTCTCCCTCAACAGACGCTTCAGTGAGAACAGAAGGAGCGGTTAATGGAGCGCAAGAGGAAAGGCCGCGCTACGTTAAAGTGCCGGGTCTGCCTGATGGATACCGCGCGAAGCTTGCTCGCGGCTATGAGGGGCGAGCCCTGTTTGTCTCTGATGGTATCGCAGCGGCGACCGTTATTTTTGAACCTTTGCCCAGTACCGTGAAGCCGGGCGAGGGTGCGGTTCGGCGTGGAGCGACGCTTACCTACACGCGTGGAAGCCTCGTTTCGGGGCAAAATATTCTTGTCACGGTGATTGGTGAAGTGCCGCTAGCGGCTGCCCGGGTGATTGCGGACGCGGTGAAGTTGACTGCAGGGCAGCGTTAA